In the Sphingomonas sp. LM7 genome, one interval contains:
- a CDS encoding Crp/Fnr family transcriptional regulator, whose product MPADRMARSAAQEPCANLLIRLLAPADARLLQPHLQRVRFSPGEVVVSPDAPLARLIFPETLMVGFCDGGRSFAQIGVVGREGIVGWPLLLGSISSPLLGIAQMEGGSGLAIGAERLREACHISASLSSALLRFVHNFMTQMACTIVSNASDPIERRVARWLLMLHDRAGEDTLALTHNHVGNALNVRRASVTDCMHVLEGEGLVRCQRGRIVIRDRARLEELAGDAYGGVEAHYRRDIGPFGRNA is encoded by the coding sequence ATGCCAGCAGATCGCATGGCGCGTTCGGCGGCGCAGGAACCGTGCGCCAACTTGTTGATACGCCTTCTGGCTCCTGCAGACGCTCGCCTGCTTCAACCGCATCTGCAGCGTGTTCGATTTTCGCCCGGCGAGGTCGTCGTATCGCCTGATGCGCCGCTCGCGCGCCTGATCTTCCCCGAAACGCTGATGGTCGGCTTTTGCGACGGCGGCAGAAGCTTCGCGCAGATCGGCGTCGTCGGCCGTGAGGGGATTGTCGGATGGCCGCTGCTGCTTGGCAGCATCAGCTCGCCGCTGCTCGGCATCGCCCAGATGGAGGGCGGATCCGGGCTTGCCATCGGTGCCGAGCGCCTGCGCGAGGCGTGCCATATCAGCGCCTCGCTCAGCAGTGCTCTATTGCGCTTCGTCCACAATTTCATGACGCAGATGGCGTGCACGATCGTGTCCAACGCGTCGGATCCGATCGAGCGGCGCGTGGCGCGCTGGCTGCTCATGCTCCACGACCGCGCCGGCGAGGACACGCTCGCCTTGACGCACAACCATGTCGGCAATGCGCTCAACGTGCGGCGCGCGAGCGTCACCGATTGCATGCATGTGCTGGAGGGCGAAGGCCTGGTGCGCTGCCAGCGCGGGCGGATCGTGATCCGCGACCGCGCCCGTCTCGAGGAACTGGCCGGGGATGCCTATGGCGGGGTCGAGGCGCATTATCGCCGCGATATCGGTCCGTTCGGGCGGAATGCCTGA
- a CDS encoding ferritin-like domain-containing protein: protein MTTETELLGALDARVERRSARRDFFKAFGTASAIAGGFALVNKPQPLHAQTAPSDADILNFALNLEYLEAQFYSYAAFGTGLAANLLTGTGTPGAATGGRQATFTDPIVAQYAREIAADEIAHVTFLRTAIGATAVAQPAIDIGSSPTGAFSSAARAAGLIGAGASFDPYANDENFLLAAFIFEDVGVTAYKGASPLISSKVFLEAAAGILAVEAYHASLIRTTLYAKGLAAPTLIDATEAISNARDSLDGTSDLDQGVRATGAGATLASNIAPLDANGLAYSRSAGQVLNIVYLNRAAVTGGGFFPSGVNGALRLSAAN, encoded by the coding sequence ATGACAACCGAGACCGAATTGCTCGGCGCGCTCGACGCGCGCGTGGAACGCCGCAGTGCGCGGCGTGATTTCTTCAAGGCGTTCGGAACGGCGTCGGCGATCGCCGGCGGCTTCGCGCTGGTCAACAAGCCCCAACCGCTCCACGCCCAGACCGCGCCGAGCGATGCCGACATCCTCAACTTCGCGCTCAACCTCGAATATCTCGAAGCGCAATTCTATTCCTATGCGGCGTTCGGTACGGGCCTGGCCGCCAATCTGCTGACCGGCACCGGCACCCCCGGCGCGGCGACCGGCGGACGCCAGGCGACCTTCACCGATCCGATCGTCGCGCAATATGCCCGTGAGATCGCGGCGGACGAGATCGCGCACGTCACCTTCCTGCGCACCGCGATCGGCGCGACGGCGGTGGCACAGCCCGCCATCGACATCGGCTCCAGCCCGACCGGCGCGTTCTCCAGCGCTGCGCGCGCGGCAGGGCTAATCGGCGCGGGCGCGTCGTTCGATCCCTATGCCAATGACGAGAATTTCCTGCTTGCCGCCTTCATCTTCGAGGATGTCGGGGTGACTGCATACAAGGGCGCGTCGCCGCTGATCTCGAGCAAGGTGTTCCTCGAAGCCGCCGCAGGCATCCTCGCGGTCGAGGCCTATCATGCCAGCCTGATCCGCACGACGCTCTACGCCAAGGGCCTCGCCGCGCCGACGTTGATCGACGCGACCGAGGCGATCTCGAACGCGCGCGACAGCCTCGACGGCACGTCGGACCTCGACCAGGGCGTGCGCGCCACCGGGGCCGGCGCGACTCTGGCCAGCAACATCGCGCCGCTCGACGCCAACGGCCTCGCCTACAGCCGGTCGGCGGGCCAGGTGCTCAACATCGTCTATCTCAATCGTGCTGCCGTCACCGGCGGCGGCTTCTTCCCGAGCGGCGTCAACGGCGCCCTTCGTCTGAGCGCCGCCAACTAA
- a CDS encoding sigma-70 family RNA polymerase sigma factor, producing MTVADPARKRLVTELERVALGDRAALRTVYELTSAKLFGICLHVLGERALAEDVLQEVYLKVWQGAAAFDPARASPITWLCMIARNRAIDWRRAAGRYDAALAGAADVAETEATESVGEDTADTRGLLHQCLDALEESPRSSIRAAFLEGFTYSELAQRARVPLGTMKSWIRRGLAQVRKCIEDG from the coding sequence ATGACGGTTGCCGACCCTGCCCGTAAGCGTCTTGTCACCGAGCTGGAGCGTGTCGCGCTGGGAGACCGGGCGGCGCTACGCACTGTCTATGAGCTGACATCGGCAAAACTGTTCGGCATATGCCTCCATGTTCTCGGGGAACGCGCGCTGGCCGAAGACGTGTTGCAGGAAGTATATCTCAAAGTCTGGCAGGGTGCCGCGGCATTCGATCCGGCGCGTGCGAGTCCGATCACCTGGCTGTGCATGATCGCCAGAAACCGTGCGATCGACTGGCGGCGCGCTGCCGGGCGGTACGACGCGGCGTTGGCCGGCGCTGCCGATGTGGCGGAGACCGAAGCGACGGAGAGTGTCGGCGAGGACACTGCAGACACGCGCGGCCTGCTCCATCAATGCCTCGACGCGCTGGAAGAATCGCCGCGCAGCTCGATCCGCGCCGCTTTTCTCGAAGGCTTTACCTATTCCGAACTGGCCCAGCGCGCGCGCGTGCCGCTGGGCACGATGAAGAGCTGGATCCGCCGCGGCCTGGCACAGGTCAGAAAGTGCATCGAAGATGGCTGA
- a CDS encoding anti-sigma factor domain-containing protein: MADAVLSPEEFDLLAAELALGVIEGEDRVRALRLQLADRSFRTAVAAWQERLAPMLAEIPSAAPGTGVWPRIEQMLAPVASGGVLRKLRAWRAGAVAASAAAALFAVLLLTRPAPEPIRPAEAAVAQLLDQSGAALLVARYDQASGTLRVRAVRLPESQRVPELWVVPAGGAPQSLGLINRTGVSNVAAEPAVRALLQDGAVIAVTLEPADGLPHQAPSGAILGSAPLSTL, translated from the coding sequence ATGGCTGACGCAGTGCTCTCTCCCGAGGAATTCGACTTGCTCGCCGCCGAGCTGGCGCTGGGTGTGATCGAAGGCGAGGACCGGGTCCGCGCCTTGCGGCTCCAGCTTGCCGACCGCAGCTTCCGCACCGCGGTAGCCGCCTGGCAGGAGCGGCTGGCGCCGATGCTGGCGGAGATTCCGAGCGCCGCACCCGGCACAGGGGTGTGGCCGCGGATAGAGCAGATGCTTGCGCCGGTGGCTTCCGGCGGAGTGCTCCGCAAGCTGCGCGCCTGGCGTGCGGGCGCGGTTGCGGCGAGCGCCGCGGCTGCGCTGTTCGCGGTGCTGCTGCTGACTCGCCCAGCGCCCGAACCTATTCGGCCGGCCGAAGCTGCGGTGGCGCAGCTGCTGGACCAGAGCGGCGCTGCGCTGCTCGTCGCGCGCTACGATCAGGCGAGCGGCACGCTGCGCGTCCGCGCCGTGCGCCTGCCCGAAAGCCAGCGCGTCCCCGAGCTTTGGGTGGTTCCCGCCGGCGGCGCCCCGCAATCGCTGGGCCTGATCAACCGAACCGGCGTGAGCAACGTCGCCGCGGAACCGGCGGTGCGCGCGCTGCTGCAGGATGGCGCAGTGATCGCCGTCACGCTGGAGCCCGCCGATGGCCTGCCGCACCAGGCGCCCAGCGGCGCGATATTGGGGTCTGCGCCGCTTTCGACGCTGTAG